From the genome of Pseudanabaena sp. FACHB-2040, one region includes:
- a CDS encoding site-specific integrase: MKNSNLDQQLKAVNARLKAAKLGVSIRQRGNSLYIRAMLPPKAGSGRTQWYQQDFPTGFKAHPAGLKAAEKLAKQIAGELAGKTFDWSNHGFTSVKIGAQKTVAQWSSDYKEHYFHRRQRTPTTEETWNNHYECYLKRLPQCELLTEEVLRQAILMTEPDSYTRNSVCIAYKALGKFAGLNVEFTQELKGAYSARHSAPRSLPSDEEIVQAIRQIPRKDWRWIAAMIATYGLRPHEAFKLDLSCWPEVEVLEKTKTGRRTVRAPRPEWVDLFDLGNHQRPRANCRTNRDFGHRVSKKFRTYSIPFRPYDLRHAWAVRAICYRFPVELAAKWMGHSVKIHTEVYEAWISKETEEEIYRKAIADSNRPQAPTVVRGSQDLILQRRETPLREKAFHKKHSRERDLAQASQLSLNLEGRQHPMTQVPSPLLD, translated from the coding sequence GTGAAAAACAGCAACCTTGATCAACAGTTAAAAGCCGTCAACGCCCGGCTCAAAGCCGCCAAGCTAGGAGTGTCCATTCGCCAACGCGGCAACAGCCTTTACATCCGCGCTATGCTGCCGCCTAAGGCGGGTAGTGGTCGAACTCAATGGTACCAACAAGATTTTCCAACCGGCTTCAAAGCTCACCCTGCAGGTCTCAAAGCAGCGGAGAAGCTGGCGAAGCAAATTGCAGGAGAACTCGCCGGAAAGACGTTTGACTGGAGCAACCACGGTTTTACATCCGTAAAAATTGGGGCTCAAAAGACTGTTGCGCAGTGGAGCAGCGATTACAAAGAGCACTACTTCCATCGGCGGCAGCGTACCCCAACTACTGAAGAGACTTGGAATAACCACTATGAGTGTTATCTCAAGCGACTTCCTCAATGTGAGCTTCTGACCGAGGAGGTGTTGCGCCAGGCAATACTGATGACAGAACCTGATAGTTACACTCGCAACTCGGTCTGCATCGCTTATAAAGCACTTGGCAAGTTTGCTGGGTTGAACGTTGAGTTCACCCAAGAGCTTAAGGGGGCTTATTCTGCGAGGCATTCTGCCCCCCGTAGCCTTCCTTCCGATGAGGAGATTGTGCAGGCTATTCGACAAATTCCCCGAAAGGATTGGCGCTGGATAGCAGCGATGATTGCTACCTATGGGCTTCGTCCACACGAAGCCTTTAAGCTGGATCTCTCCTGCTGGCCTGAAGTAGAAGTCCTGGAAAAGACAAAGACAGGGCGACGGACTGTAAGAGCACCACGCCCCGAGTGGGTTGACTTGTTTGACCTGGGTAACCATCAACGGCCTAGAGCCAACTGTCGAACTAATAGAGATTTTGGGCACCGAGTGTCAAAAAAATTCAGAACCTATAGCATACCGTTTCGCCCATATGATTTGCGTCATGCCTGGGCAGTGCGCGCTATATGTTATCGGTTTCCGGTAGAGCTAGCCGCTAAATGGATGGGGCATAGCGTTAAGATCCATACTGAGGTTTACGAGGCTTGGATCAGTAAAGAAACTGAGGAAGAAATTTATAGAAAGGCTATTGCTGATAGCAATCGGCCCCAAGCCCCAACTGTAGTGAGAGGTAGCCAGGACCTAATTCTGCAGAGAAGGGAGACGCCGCTGCGGGAAAAAGCTTTTCATAAGAAGCATTCACGCGAAAGAGATTTAGCTCAAGCTAGTCAATTAAGCCTAAATCTCGAGGGAAGACAACATCCTATGACCCAGGTTCCGAGTCCCTTGCTCGATTAA
- a CDS encoding tyrosine-type recombinase/integrase, with protein sequence MSAPTVLEAYEQFSQSEECQANLRLIDNLRTTLRRYVLPSYGQFTPTELKKDLEGCLAQIPLSTLLNQATQLLAALEQNVKPRNAQSLSKGTVTNYRSALLRFFNWIYSQGWEQTRQTAAVPDYAPTVHGPQSQSKAVPEERTEVSPYSLKEEELTDTLQNQLKQLQSFLTSPTADDPAHHPVSQDTFRSYKESIFCLLGWLKNIQKEELESLALEQATDRGQLEAFIEWGIEERGNGHGWATNITTAAVAVARWLSAQDQNNFRHQRTQALQNILQTQYWAEKHARGGAHKRAKQSESLTYEESVQIVEYLKACCAPHNRAGLARTESAIQQSWQRYLITALLLYTPIRQREIRELEYPGSLQREEKSYRVQLSASSTAKNRTTRVRNLLLPEHLSADLDYWLQTLRPQIETEHQRVFVRIGSARHPENLGQPLTDRDISNLVANATSRAATVLFESPMRITPQIFRHNASTHLASLKPSEPLYH encoded by the coding sequence ATGAGCGCCCCCACCGTCCTAGAAGCCTATGAGCAGTTCAGCCAGAGCGAGGAGTGCCAGGCCAACTTGAGGCTGATAGACAACCTGCGAACCACCTTGAGACGCTACGTGCTGCCCAGCTACGGACAATTCACCCCCACAGAACTCAAAAAAGACCTCGAAGGCTGCCTCGCTCAAATCCCCCTGAGCACCCTCCTGAATCAGGCCACTCAACTGCTTGCCGCCCTAGAGCAAAACGTGAAGCCCAGGAACGCCCAGAGTTTATCGAAGGGAACGGTCACAAACTACCGCTCAGCCCTGCTGCGGTTCTTCAACTGGATATACAGCCAAGGCTGGGAGCAAACCCGGCAAACAGCCGCCGTCCCCGACTACGCCCCCACGGTCCATGGCCCTCAAAGCCAGAGCAAAGCCGTCCCCGAAGAAAGAACTGAAGTCAGCCCCTATAGCCTCAAAGAAGAAGAGCTAACCGACACACTACAAAACCAGCTGAAACAGCTGCAGAGCTTTCTAACCAGCCCCACCGCAGACGACCCCGCCCATCACCCCGTCAGCCAAGACACCTTTAGATCCTACAAAGAAAGCATCTTCTGCCTGCTGGGCTGGCTCAAGAACATCCAGAAAGAAGAGCTAGAGAGCCTAGCACTAGAGCAAGCAACCGACAGAGGGCAGCTAGAAGCCTTCATTGAGTGGGGCATTGAAGAAAGAGGAAACGGCCATGGTTGGGCAACCAACATCACAACCGCAGCTGTTGCCGTCGCCAGGTGGCTCTCCGCCCAAGACCAGAACAACTTCCGCCATCAGCGAACCCAAGCACTGCAAAACATCCTGCAGACCCAGTACTGGGCAGAAAAACATGCCAGAGGCGGCGCACATAAGCGAGCCAAACAAAGCGAAAGCTTGACCTATGAAGAGAGCGTGCAGATAGTCGAGTACCTGAAAGCGTGCTGCGCTCCCCACAACAGAGCCGGCCTGGCGCGAACAGAAAGCGCGATACAGCAATCCTGGCAACGCTACCTGATCACTGCCCTACTGCTGTACACCCCCATCCGGCAAAGAGAGATCCGCGAACTTGAATACCCTGGCAGCCTACAGCGGGAAGAGAAAAGCTACCGCGTGCAGCTCAGCGCCAGCAGTACAGCAAAAAATAGAACCACCCGAGTGCGAAATCTCCTTTTGCCAGAGCACCTGAGTGCCGATCTAGACTACTGGCTTCAGACACTGCGGCCCCAGATAGAAACCGAGCACCAGCGAGTCTTTGTGCGCATTGGCTCAGCTCGACATCCTGAGAACCTAGGACAGCCGCTCACCGACCGCGACATCTCCAACCTAGTCGCCAACGCCACCTCAAGAGCCGCCACAGTATTGTTTGAGAGCCCGATGCGGATCACCCCACAGATCTTTAGACATAACGCCAGCACCCACCTAGCCTCCCTGAAACCGTCAGAGCCGCTCTACCACTAG
- a CDS encoding helix-turn-helix domain-containing protein, with the protein MPAPLRVQLSEQDDQKLRELSLAASTSRIVRQRAMAIRLNAGGLNVPWIARHLDQHEHTIRNALRRWQKQGMEGLWDAPRSGRPRSWKEEDWQVVEDCLQELYRPTSQQLCETLADARQVKLSSRQMSRLLKKRAVAAPQALSGLPVQAEPDTNSAIES; encoded by the coding sequence ATGCCTGCGCCCCTACGAGTCCAGTTAAGCGAGCAAGACGATCAGAAGTTGCGGGAACTGAGCTTAGCCGCTAGCACCTCGCGCATCGTCAGACAAAGAGCAATGGCCATCCGACTGAACGCCGGGGGCCTGAACGTGCCGTGGATCGCGAGGCACCTAGACCAGCATGAGCACACCATCCGCAATGCGCTGCGGCGCTGGCAAAAGCAGGGCATGGAGGGTTTGTGGGATGCGCCCCGTTCAGGGCGGCCAAGAAGCTGGAAAGAAGAAGACTGGCAAGTCGTTGAGGACTGCTTGCAAGAACTTTACAGACCCACCAGCCAACAACTCTGCGAGACACTAGCCGACGCCCGTCAAGTGAAGCTGAGCTCGCGCCAGATGAGCCGATTACTGAAGAAGAGAGCGGTAGCTGCCCCCCAGGCGCTGTCCGGCCTTCCCGTGCAAGCAGAGCCAGATACGAATAGCGCCATAGAGAGCTAA
- a CDS encoding ssl1498 family light-harvesting-like protein, with translation MYTTTDERGILNNYAVEPQMYLADYPAPEQQERYKLQAAIATLLVGALVLVSLAVS, from the coding sequence ATGTACACCACTACTGATGAGCGCGGCATCCTCAACAACTATGCAGTAGAACCTCAGATGTACCTGGCTGACTATCCCGCTCCTGAACAGCAGGAACGCTACAAGCTTCAAGCTGCGATCGCAACCCTGTTAGTAGGTGCCCTGGTGCTGGTTTCCTTAGCCGTGAGCTAA
- a CDS encoding DUF2949 domain-containing protein, with translation MSASKLNRLIEYLKETLAVPTDAISLGLRQAGQATNLLPMVLWQYGLISTRQLNEGFDWIEHA, from the coding sequence ATGTCAGCCTCGAAGCTCAACCGCCTGATCGAATACCTGAAAGAGACGCTGGCAGTGCCAACTGATGCGATCTCACTGGGGCTACGCCAAGCGGGTCAGGCAACAAACCTGCTACCGATGGTGCTGTGGCAGTACGGGCTGATCAGTACCCGGCAGCTAAACGAAGGCTTTGACTGGATAGAGCACGCGTAA
- a CDS encoding formylglycine-generating enzyme family protein → MADLILQREDRQAQYFIEQLGEGVGLDMILVPGGSFLMGSPENEPERSDSEGPQHKVNVPSFFTGRYPVTQAQWRLVAALPQVKQELNPDPSNFKGDLLPVEQVSWYDAAEFCDRLAALVKRPYRLPSEAEWEYACRSGTTTPFHFGKTLTTALANYDGNHTYSGGPEGEYRQKTNSVDYFGIVNAFGLHDMHGNVYEWCQDHWHSNYDGAPTDGSVWISENEDARRVIRGGSWLIFPRNCRSACRLDFNPRGANNYIGFRVVCSASRVL, encoded by the coding sequence ATGGCAGATTTGATTCTCCAGCGCGAAGACAGGCAGGCTCAGTACTTCATTGAGCAGCTAGGAGAGGGCGTTGGCCTAGACATGATTCTGGTGCCGGGGGGCAGCTTCCTGATGGGTTCTCCAGAGAACGAGCCAGAACGATCAGATAGTGAAGGTCCCCAACATAAGGTGAATGTTCCGAGCTTCTTTACGGGCCGCTATCCGGTTACCCAAGCCCAATGGCGACTAGTGGCGGCGCTGCCTCAAGTAAAGCAGGAGCTAAATCCAGATCCCTCCAACTTCAAAGGAGACTTGCTCCCAGTGGAACAAGTCTCTTGGTATGATGCAGCGGAATTTTGCGATCGGCTAGCTGCACTTGTTAAGAGGCCATATCGTCTACCCAGTGAAGCTGAATGGGAATATGCTTGTCGTTCCGGAACGACAACACCTTTCCACTTTGGTAAAACCCTCACCACCGCCCTTGCGAACTATGATGGCAACCATACTTATAGCGGTGGTCCCGAGGGAGAGTATCGCCAGAAAACAAACTCAGTAGACTATTTTGGCATCGTCAACGCCTTTGGTCTACATGACATGCATGGCAATGTATATGAGTGGTGCCAGGACCACTGGCATAGCAACTATGATGGTGCTCCTACAGACGGAAGTGTCTGGATTAGTGAGAATGAAGACGCTAGACGTGTGATTCGTGGCGGTTCCTGGCTCATCTTCCCTAGAAATTGCCGCTCTGCTTGTCGCCTTGACTTCAATCCACGTGGAGCTAATAACTATATTGGTTTTCGAGTTGTGTGTAGTGCCTCAAGGGTTCTCTAG
- a CDS encoding formylglycine-generating enzyme family protein — translation MTNTQGRQPKVVINQHQGQNQYFDELLGEGLSLRMMQIPAGVFLMGSLDDEPERSSSEGLQHEVRLSTFFMGKYPVTQTQWQFVAQLPQVSQELDPDPSKFKGEKRPVESVSWHDAVEFCARLSAYMGREYRLPSEAEWEYACRAGTTTPFHFGETITTDLANYRGMDTTAYKWSGSYGQGPKGEYREETVPVDHFGIANAFGLCGMHGNVYEWCQDYWHGNYEGAPTDGSAWLGQDEDTERVRVRRGGSWYDYPRSCRSAYRSRNYPRGANDYVGFRVVCSAPRDL, via the coding sequence ATGACCAACACCCAAGGACGTCAGCCCAAAGTTGTTATTAACCAGCATCAGGGACAGAACCAGTACTTTGACGAGCTGTTGGGGGAGGGGCTGTCGCTGCGAATGATGCAGATTCCGGCGGGGGTGTTTTTGATGGGGTCGCTGGATGATGAGCCAGAGCGATCAAGCAGTGAAGGCCTTCAGCATGAGGTGCGGTTGAGTACCTTTTTTATGGGTAAGTATCCGGTGACTCAGACGCAATGGCAGTTTGTAGCCCAACTGCCACAGGTCAGCCAGGAGCTTGATCCAGATCCTTCCAAGTTTAAAGGTGAGAAGCGGCCTGTGGAATCCGTTTCTTGGCATGATGCAGTAGAGTTTTGTGCGCGGTTGTCGGCTTACATGGGGCGGGAGTATCGGCTGCCGAGTGAAGCAGAGTGGGAATATGCTTGCCGAGCCGGAACGACAACGCCCTTTCACTTTGGCGAGACGATCACGACGGATTTGGCGAATTATCGGGGAATGGATACCACCGCATACAAATGGTCAGGTTCTTATGGACAGGGGCCGAAGGGAGAGTATCGAGAGGAAACGGTGCCTGTAGACCACTTTGGCATTGCCAACGCCTTTGGCCTGTGTGGCATGCACGGCAACGTGTATGAGTGGTGCCAGGATTACTGGCACGGCAATTATGAGGGTGCTCCGACCGATGGCAGCGCCTGGTTGGGTCAGGATGAGGATACAGAGCGAGTGCGAGTGCGACGCGGCGGCTCCTGGTACGACTATCCAAGGAGTTGCCGCTCTGCCTACCGCAGCCGCAACTATCCACGCGGAGCCAACGACTATGTTGGTTTTCGAGTTGTCTGTAGTGCCCCAAGAGATCTCTAA
- a CDS encoding formylglycine-generating enzyme family protein, whose amino-acid sequence MTETSASHAHLLELITRLKQAELDWDAENIADLVWLSRYVEGTARRPRSSSPPKASPTIPTIPPPDNSPSPLPDPPPGVGLYSPPQQSQVQRSAPAKRGIPFQAPTAPALRQTLALGRSLRPLMRRVDSYTQDVLDEEATAEQTAERQFCMTVVRPAQERWLEVALVVEDSASSFLWQETIRDFKQILERQGAFRSVTVWHLQASAQSIKLFSKRPSQIKQQQARSPKELVDAARRRLILVVSDCISAAWHSGAIHRDCLELWAKTGPVAIVQLLPGHLWKRTVLSAGLAVQLGGREPGVANHYLIFQEDPIGADKEATGGLKLPVVTLEPTALVQWAKMVSGFGESGAAGVVFDEGWQALQPNIESQLPPLRPEQLVKRFTTTASSDLTRQLAGMMALVPVSLPIIYLLQAAMLPDVTPLHMAEVFMSGLIEREEQDEPSTAEAQADVAPTPQTETTYQFVEGVRELLVDAVPKTVAESVLDRVSQYIGEKLGRSIYSFTALLLLEQELGDESGLELAKFASLTKQVLRRMGGNYAALVDRLEDPSGVPGAAYAAPPDIAFEIPPLQTLDFITGQLVEAGQASSSFPPLQTEEFTIATVVLEVTPNPAESGLEVCEFTVATLVLGPIPEGQSQSTSNIRPLSKRPPPLSKGPLSRSGSRTSGQQQNIGWLVQRQQRQAYRLLDMFTDGLTLEMVSIPAGNFTMGSPKQEPEHSDREGPQHEVTVDAFLMGRYPITQTQWRFVAQLPQVNQDLSLDPSHFKGENRPVEGVSWHDAVEFCDRLSAYTGREYRLPSEAEWEYACRAGTTTPFHFGETITSALANYDASTAYNNGLKGEYRRETTPVDRFGIANAFGLSDMHGNVWEWCQDHWHDDYKGAPADGSAWLNENENARRVRRGGSWDSYPWYCRAAYRSSDYPRGASFYTGFRVVCSAPRPF is encoded by the coding sequence ATGACAGAGACCTCGGCCTCCCATGCCCATCTCCTTGAGCTCATTACTCGCCTGAAGCAGGCCGAGCTTGATTGGGATGCCGAGAACATTGCCGATCTAGTCTGGCTGTCACGCTATGTGGAGGGAACTGCTAGACGGCCCAGGTCTTCCTCTCCGCCAAAAGCTTCACCCACGATTCCTACAATTCCTCCACCCGATAATTCCCCTTCCCCACTGCCGGACCCCCCTCCTGGTGTGGGACTGTATTCCCCACCTCAGCAGTCCCAGGTGCAAAGGAGCGCCCCTGCGAAGCGCGGGATTCCCTTCCAAGCACCGACAGCTCCAGCCCTGCGCCAAACCCTGGCCCTGGGGCGATCGCTGCGGCCCTTGATGCGTCGGGTTGATTCTTATACCCAAGACGTTTTAGACGAAGAGGCAACTGCTGAGCAAACGGCAGAACGCCAATTCTGCATGACAGTTGTACGGCCTGCCCAAGAGCGCTGGCTGGAAGTTGCTTTGGTGGTTGAAGACTCAGCCTCAAGCTTTTTGTGGCAGGAAACCATTCGAGATTTCAAGCAGATCTTAGAACGCCAAGGTGCTTTTCGATCTGTCACGGTGTGGCATCTGCAAGCCTCGGCTCAATCGATCAAGCTGTTTTCCAAGCGTCCTAGTCAGATCAAGCAGCAGCAGGCGCGCAGCCCCAAAGAGCTAGTCGATGCAGCAAGGCGGCGATTAATTTTGGTAGTGAGTGACTGCATCTCTGCGGCCTGGCATAGTGGGGCAATCCATAGAGACTGTCTTGAACTGTGGGCAAAGACTGGCCCCGTGGCAATTGTGCAGCTGCTGCCCGGACACCTCTGGAAGCGAACTGTTTTGAGTGCTGGTTTGGCCGTGCAGCTGGGGGGCCGAGAACCCGGTGTTGCCAACCATTACCTTATTTTTCAAGAAGATCCGATTGGTGCTGATAAAGAGGCGACCGGAGGTCTAAAACTGCCCGTAGTCACACTAGAGCCAACGGCTTTAGTGCAGTGGGCCAAAATGGTATCTGGGTTTGGCGAGAGCGGCGCAGCAGGAGTTGTGTTTGACGAAGGTTGGCAAGCCCTACAGCCAAACATAGAGTCTCAACTGCCACCGCTTAGGCCCGAGCAGCTAGTGAAGCGGTTTACCACAACAGCATCGTCGGACTTAACCCGGCAGTTGGCAGGCATGATGGCTCTGGTGCCAGTGAGCCTACCGATTATCTACCTGCTGCAAGCAGCGATGCTGCCCGATGTAACGCCACTGCATATGGCCGAAGTCTTTATGAGCGGCCTAATCGAGCGCGAGGAGCAGGACGAACCCTCAACAGCAGAGGCTCAAGCAGACGTAGCTCCAACTCCCCAGACTGAAACAACTTACCAGTTTGTTGAGGGGGTACGAGAGCTGCTTGTAGACGCTGTGCCAAAAACAGTGGCCGAGTCGGTTCTAGATCGGGTCTCTCAGTACATCGGTGAGAAGCTGGGTAGGAGTATCTATAGCTTCACAGCGCTGCTTCTGCTGGAGCAGGAACTGGGGGATGAGTCGGGGCTGGAGCTTGCAAAGTTTGCTAGCCTAACCAAGCAGGTTCTGCGGCGCATGGGTGGTAACTATGCGGCCCTTGTAGACAGGCTGGAAGATCCAAGCGGAGTCCCAGGTGCTGCCTACGCAGCACCGCCAGACATCGCCTTTGAAATACCACCGCTGCAAACCCTGGATTTTATAACGGGGCAGCTCGTTGAAGCCGGTCAGGCAAGCTCTAGTTTTCCGCCTCTTCAGACAGAGGAATTTACTATTGCGACAGTTGTCCTAGAGGTAACCCCCAACCCAGCAGAAAGCGGCTTAGAGGTTTGTGAGTTTACTGTGGCGACCCTGGTGCTGGGGCCAATACCAGAGGGGCAATCTCAATCTACTTCTAACATCCGCCCTTTATCCAAGAGACCACCTCCTCTATCTAAGGGACCGTTGTCTCGGTCGGGGTCTAGGACTAGCGGGCAACAGCAAAATATTGGATGGTTAGTTCAGCGCCAGCAACGGCAGGCTTACCGCCTACTGGACATGTTCACAGATGGCTTGACCTTGGAAATGGTGAGCATTCCTGCGGGCAATTTTACTATGGGCTCTCCTAAGCAGGAACCTGAGCACTCTGATCGTGAGGGGCCACAACATGAGGTCACTGTGGATGCCTTTTTGATGGGCCGTTATCCAATAACGCAGACACAGTGGCGATTTGTAGCTCAACTACCACAGGTAAACCAGGATCTTAGCCTTGACCCGTCACACTTCAAAGGTGAGAACCGCCCTGTGGAGGGGGTTTCTTGGCATGACGCGGTGGAGTTTTGCGATCGCTTGTCGGCCTACACAGGGCGGGAGTATCGGCTGCCGAGCGAAGCAGAGTGGGAGTATGCCTGCCGGGCAGGGACGACAACGCCTTTTCATTTTGGCGAGACAATCACTTCAGCGTTAGCCAATTACGACGCGAGCACCGCTTATAACAATGGTCTTAAAGGGGAGTATCGGAGAGAAACGACGCCTGTAGACCGCTTTGGCATTGCCAACGCCTTTGGCTTGAGTGACATGCACGGCAATGTGTGGGAGTGGTGCCAGGACCACTGGCATGACGATTATAAGGGTGCTCCGGCTGATGGTAGTGCTTGGTTAAATGAGAATGAGAATGCAAGGCGAGTGCGGCGCGGCGGCTCCTGGGACTCTTATCCGTGGTATTGCCGCGCCGCCTATCGCAGCAGCGACTACCCGCGCGGAGCCAGCTTCTATACTGGTTTTCGAGTTGTCTGTAGTGCCCCGAGGCCTTTCTAA
- a CDS encoding MoxR family ATPase, translating into MTSWRIFEGTGIPHDGLERLPEPPGWRAFENEQTLQQQKGTTFKARPEEIELVNAALYLRRPLLITGKPGTGKTSLAYAVAHELKLGEVLYWPITTRTTLKDGLYSYDAIGRLQDSQQKGKQPKSQVEALQDIGKYIRLGALGTALLPIENPQKPRILLIDEIDKSDIDLPNDLLHVLEEGRYRVPELERIKEILSEVQVSTAYEHQEPLAKIRSGRVQCNTFPFIILTSNGERDFPPPFLRRCIRLDMREPNREELAEIVERHLKDENILQEADAIIAAFLEKRDDGGLELATDQLLNTIYLLRQKGIPTGKDRDQLRDKLLRPLSGPGTS; encoded by the coding sequence ATGACCAGCTGGAGAATTTTTGAAGGCACAGGAATCCCGCATGATGGGCTGGAGCGTTTGCCTGAGCCGCCAGGATGGCGGGCCTTTGAAAATGAACAAACGCTTCAACAGCAGAAAGGCACGACATTCAAGGCCCGCCCCGAAGAAATAGAGCTGGTAAATGCCGCTTTGTATCTACGTCGTCCCCTGCTGATTACCGGCAAACCAGGGACGGGAAAAACCTCTTTGGCCTACGCAGTGGCCCACGAATTAAAGCTCGGGGAAGTGCTCTACTGGCCCATCACCACTCGAACAACGCTTAAAGATGGGCTTTATAGCTACGATGCGATTGGTCGCCTGCAGGACTCGCAGCAAAAGGGGAAGCAGCCCAAGAGCCAGGTAGAAGCCCTGCAGGACATCGGCAAATACATCCGGCTCGGGGCTTTAGGAACTGCCCTACTGCCCATTGAGAACCCTCAAAAGCCTCGGATTTTGCTAATTGATGAGATCGACAAAAGCGACATCGATTTGCCCAACGATCTGCTTCATGTCCTTGAAGAAGGACGCTACCGCGTTCCTGAACTGGAGCGCATCAAAGAAATTCTCTCTGAAGTCCAGGTCAGTACCGCCTACGAGCACCAGGAACCCCTTGCCAAAATTCGATCTGGTCGGGTGCAGTGCAATACTTTTCCGTTCATCATTTTGACTAGCAATGGCGAACGAGATTTTCCGCCCCCCTTTCTGCGACGCTGCATTCGGTTAGATATGCGAGAACCCAACCGGGAAGAGCTCGCCGAAATCGTTGAGCGCCATTTGAAGGACGAAAACATTCTGCAGGAAGCCGATGCCATCATTGCAGCATTTTTAGAGAAGCGAGATGACGGGGGTTTAGAACTCGCTACTGATCAATTGCTCAATACGATTTACCTACTGCGGCAAAAAGGTATTCCAACTGGTAAGGATCGAGATCAGCTGCGGGACAAACTGCTGCGACCTCTGTCGGGACCAGGTACCTCATGA